A window from Enterocloster bolteae encodes these proteins:
- the metK gene encoding methionine adenosyltransferase has protein sequence MERRLFTSESVTEGHPDKMCDAISDAILDALMEQDPMSRVACETATTTGLVLVMGEITTNAYVDIQKLVRETVREIGYDRAKYGFDCDTCGVITAIDEQSQDIALGVNKALEAKENKMSDQELDAIGAGDQGMMFGFATNETEEFMPYPISLAHKLAKRLTEVRKNGTLKYLRPDGKSQVTVEYDENDKPVRLDAVVLSTQHDESVTQEQIHADVKKYIFDEILPQHMIDGNTKFFINPTGRFVIGGPQGDSGLTGRKIIVDTYGGYARHGGGAFSGKDCTKVDRSAAYAARYVAKNIVAAGLADKCEIQLSYAIGVAHPTSIMVDTYGTGKLSNEKLVDIIRSNFDLRPAGIIKMLDLRRPIYKQTAAYGHFGRNDLDLPWERLDKVELLKSYL, from the coding sequence ATGGAGAGAAGACTTTTTACATCTGAGTCCGTAACAGAAGGGCATCCGGACAAAATGTGCGATGCTATATCCGACGCAATCCTGGATGCTCTGATGGAGCAGGATCCAATGAGCCGCGTGGCATGTGAGACAGCCACCACAACAGGACTGGTTCTGGTTATGGGAGAGATAACCACCAACGCTTATGTGGACATCCAGAAGCTGGTGCGCGAGACGGTGCGTGAGATTGGCTATGACCGTGCCAAATACGGCTTTGACTGCGATACCTGCGGTGTTATCACAGCCATTGACGAGCAGTCCCAGGATATTGCGCTGGGAGTGAATAAGGCGTTAGAGGCAAAGGAAAACAAGATGTCTGACCAGGAACTGGATGCTATCGGAGCAGGGGATCAGGGCATGATGTTCGGTTTTGCCACCAATGAGACAGAAGAATTTATGCCGTATCCCATTTCCCTGGCCCACAAGCTGGCTAAGCGTCTTACGGAAGTCCGCAAGAACGGTACGCTTAAGTACCTGCGTCCGGACGGCAAGAGCCAGGTAACTGTGGAGTATGATGAAAATGACAAGCCGGTCCGCCTGGATGCTGTGGTATTGTCCACACAGCATGATGAGAGCGTGACCCAGGAACAGATTCATGCGGATGTGAAAAAATACATCTTTGACGAGATACTTCCTCAGCATATGATTGATGGGAACACAAAGTTTTTCATCAACCCTACAGGACGTTTTGTTATCGGCGGACCTCAGGGAGACAGCGGTCTGACAGGACGTAAAATAATCGTTGATACCTACGGCGGTTATGCGCGCCACGGCGGCGGCGCATTCTCCGGAAAGGACTGCACCAAGGTAGACAGATCTGCTGCATATGCTGCCCGCTATGTTGCTAAGAACATCGTGGCGGCCGGTCTGGCTGACAAGTGCGAGATTCAGCTGTCCTATGCCATTGGTGTTGCTCACCCTACCTCCATCATGGTGGATACCTACGGAACCGGTAAATTGAGCAATGAGAAGCTGGTGGACATTATCCGTTCCAATTTTGATCTCCGTCCGGCCGGAATCATTAAGATGCTGGACCTGCGCCGCCCGATTTATAAGCAGACAGCTGCTTATGGTCACTTTGGCCGCAATGATTTGGACCTGCCTTGGGAGAGACTGGATAAGGTTGAATTGTTAAAAAGTTATCTATAG
- a CDS encoding 5'-nucleotidase C-terminal domain-containing protein, whose amino-acid sequence MKNKSFKWLRSLFLAIVLTTVTVAGLPLTGGPVTALAADKDIVVLYTNDVHCGVDDNIGYAGLALYKKEMQQQTPYVTLVDTGDAIQGAPIGTLSDGGYLIDIMNYVGYDFAVPGNHEFDYGMSRFLALAGKLNCGYYSCNFIDSATGAPVFAPYKMFTYGATQVAFVGVTTPESFTKSTPAYFQDSQGNYIYSFCEDESGQKLYDQVQASVDAARTAGADYVILAGHLGENGITQKWSSASVIANTTGIDACIDGHSHETVPSENVKNKNGQNVVLTQTGTKLNHIGKLTISADGSIRTELVSEVPAADLDREYTVQEHDSLSRIAKRELGSYNRWIDIYNSNLDKIKNADVIPVGLNIVIPGKSYINPDGKAADYGTYQFIQSIENQYNETLKTVLGTTPYELTVNDPATGNRIIRNAETNLGDLTADAYRAELGADIGLSNGGGIRSVIKPGNITYNDTLAVFPYGNMGCVIEATGQQIKDALEMASRNCPEESGGFLQVSGLTYTIDTSVKSGVQTDDKGNFTGVSGAYRVMDIKVGGEPIDLKKTYTVASHNYMLKQGGDGMTMFKGCNVIRDEVMVDVDILSSYIRRMGGSVTSEYANPGGQGRISIR is encoded by the coding sequence ATGAAAAACAAGAGCTTCAAATGGCTGCGCAGCCTGTTTCTTGCAATTGTCCTGACCACTGTAACGGTGGCTGGCCTGCCGCTCACAGGCGGTCCGGTCACGGCACTGGCAGCGGACAAGGATATCGTGGTGCTGTACACCAATGATGTCCACTGCGGAGTGGATGACAACATCGGCTATGCAGGTCTGGCATTGTATAAGAAGGAGATGCAGCAGCAGACGCCGTATGTAACCCTGGTGGATACAGGGGACGCCATTCAGGGAGCGCCCATTGGTACGCTTTCAGACGGCGGGTATCTTATTGATATCATGAACTATGTGGGATATGATTTTGCAGTTCCTGGAAACCATGAGTTTGACTATGGCATGTCCAGATTTCTGGCGCTGGCCGGGAAATTAAATTGTGGGTATTATTCCTGCAATTTTATAGACAGTGCCACAGGCGCGCCTGTTTTTGCGCCTTATAAGATGTTTACATATGGGGCTACTCAGGTGGCTTTTGTAGGCGTTACCACGCCTGAAAGCTTTACAAAATCCACACCGGCATATTTCCAGGACAGCCAGGGCAATTATATTTATTCCTTCTGTGAGGACGAGAGCGGCCAAAAGCTGTACGATCAGGTGCAGGCCAGCGTGGATGCAGCCAGGACAGCGGGAGCTGATTATGTGATTCTGGCGGGACACCTCGGGGAAAACGGCATTACCCAGAAATGGTCCTCCGCCAGTGTGATTGCCAATACCACGGGAATTGACGCGTGTATTGACGGTCATTCCCATGAGACGGTCCCGTCGGAGAACGTAAAGAATAAAAACGGACAGAATGTGGTTCTGACCCAGACGGGGACCAAGCTGAATCATATCGGAAAGCTGACCATATCTGCCGATGGATCCATACGCACAGAGCTGGTATCAGAGGTGCCTGCTGCGGACCTGGACAGGGAGTATACGGTACAGGAACATGATTCCTTAAGCAGGATTGCGAAGAGGGAATTGGGCAGCTATAACCGCTGGATCGATATTTACAACAGCAATCTGGATAAGATAAAGAATGCGGACGTGATTCCTGTGGGTCTTAATATTGTGATTCCCGGCAAAAGCTATATTAATCCTGACGGAAAGGCCGCAGACTATGGGACCTATCAGTTTATCCAGTCTATCGAGAACCAGTACAATGAGACATTAAAGACAGTTCTGGGTACCACGCCATATGAGCTGACAGTCAATGATCCTGCCACGGGGAATCGTATTATCAGAAACGCTGAGACGAATCTGGGAGATTTGACGGCAGATGCTTACCGTGCGGAGCTGGGTGCTGATATCGGGCTCAGCAATGGAGGCGGAATCCGAAGCGTTATTAAGCCGGGAAACATTACCTATAACGACACCCTGGCCGTGTTCCCTTATGGGAATATGGGATGTGTCATAGAGGCCACGGGACAGCAGATTAAGGATGCGCTGGAGATGGCGTCCAGGAATTGTCCTGAGGAGAGCGGCGGTTTCCTTCAGGTTTCCGGTCTGACCTACACCATCGACACATCTGTTAAGTCCGGCGTTCAGACGGATGACAAGGGGAATTTCACCGGTGTGTCCGGTGCTTACAGGGTAATGGACATTAAAGTGGGAGGAGAACCCATTGACCTTAAGAAGACGTATACCGTAGCGTCCCATAATTATATGCTGAAACAGGGAGGCGACGGCATGACCATGTTTAAAGGATGTAATGTAATCCGGGATGAGGTTATGGTGGATGTGGATATATTGTCTTCCTATATCCGAAGAATGGGAGGTTCCGTGACATCTGAGTATGCAAATCCAGGGGGACAGGGAAGGATTTCCATAAGGTAA
- a CDS encoding transglutaminase domain-containing protein — protein MKQEFYYQQMNKAQQNAYRAMLDGFESLSPEFPVLRLDGKELSDIFFRLRLDHPAIFYVEGFHYRFAQNSEYVQMIPEYMFEKKKIKEMKIALESRISRLVRQAEGMAPEEKEKYVHDFICSNVTYDKLKKQYSHEIIGPLQQGIGVCEGIAKTVKILCDRMGLECLIAISESAPDRGIRYRHAWNLVRLKNTWYHLDATFDNSLGRYGQKRFDYFNLDDKMIFKDHQPLVYKVPACTDGGRFYYKENRLSLTKLEDVAGRFKAVLRKKQPYYVFHWRGGYLTRDVLEQIAGIASEAAREKGKYVRMSVNYSQAVMELAVTDYQSGQEICREEANEGELACE, from the coding sequence ATGAAACAAGAATTTTATTACCAGCAAATGAATAAAGCTCAGCAGAACGCCTATAGGGCCATGTTGGATGGATTTGAGTCACTGTCGCCGGAATTTCCGGTTCTGCGCTTGGATGGTAAGGAGCTGTCAGATATTTTTTTCCGGCTCCGCCTGGACCATCCGGCCATATTTTATGTGGAGGGCTTTCACTACAGGTTTGCCCAGAATTCAGAGTATGTACAGATGATTCCGGAATATATGTTTGAGAAGAAGAAAATAAAAGAGATGAAAATAGCCCTGGAGTCCAGGATAAGCCGGCTGGTCCGGCAGGCAGAGGGAATGGCGCCGGAGGAAAAGGAAAAGTACGTGCATGACTTCATCTGCTCCAATGTGACCTATGACAAGCTGAAAAAACAGTATTCCCATGAAATTATAGGGCCTCTCCAGCAGGGGATCGGCGTCTGCGAAGGCATTGCCAAGACCGTGAAAATACTGTGCGACAGGATGGGGCTGGAGTGTCTGATAGCCATAAGTGAATCAGCTCCTGACAGGGGAATCCGGTACCGCCACGCATGGAATCTGGTAAGATTGAAGAACACATGGTACCATCTGGATGCGACCTTTGATAATTCCCTGGGACGGTATGGACAAAAGCGGTTTGATTATTTTAATCTGGACGACAAGATGATATTCAAGGATCATCAGCCCCTGGTGTATAAGGTGCCTGCGTGCACAGACGGGGGAAGGTTTTATTATAAAGAAAACAGGCTGTCCCTGACCAAGTTGGAGGATGTGGCGGGACGTTTTAAGGCTGTGCTGAGGAAGAAACAGCCCTATTATGTATTCCACTGGCGGGGAGGATATCTGACCAGGGATGTGCTGGAGCAGATTGCGGGCATTGCGTCTGAGGCAGCCAGGGAAAAAGGAAAATATGTCAGGATGTCCGTGAACTATTCCCAGGCCGTAATGGAGCTGGCTGTGACGGATTATCAGTCCGGGCAGGAGATATGCAGGGAAGAGGCGAATGAGGGCGAGCTGGCCTGTGAATAA
- a CDS encoding UDP-N-acetylglucosamine 1-carboxyvinyltransferase: protein MEQYIIKGGNPLVGDVTISGAKNAALGILAASIMTDDDVVIDNLPDVRDINVLLEAIQEIGARVDRIDRHTVKINGSNISEVSVDDEYIRRIRASYYFIGALLGKYKSAQVPLPGGCNIGSRPIDQHIKGFRALGAEVTIERGAVIAHAIDLVASHIYLDVVSVGATINIMMAAALAEGQTILENAAKEPHIVDVANFLNSMGANIKGAGTDTIRIRGVNRLHGTEYSIIPDQIEAGTFMCAAAATRGDIMVKNVIPKHLEAISAKLTEIGCEVIEFDDAVRVVGKPAQRHTDIKTLPYPGFPTDMQPQMSVALVLANGTSMVTESIFENRFKYVDELARMGSNIKVEGNVAVIDGVKGLTGAQVNAPDLRAGAALVIAGLAADGYTVVDEIGYIQRGYECFEEKLQGLGAMIEKVDSDREVQKFKLRVG from the coding sequence ATGGAACAATATATTATCAAAGGCGGGAATCCACTGGTGGGAGATGTGACCATAAGCGGAGCCAAGAATGCCGCACTGGGAATACTGGCTGCTTCTATCATGACTGACGATGATGTGGTGATTGATAATCTGCCGGATGTAAGGGATATCAATGTACTGTTAGAGGCGATTCAGGAAATCGGTGCAAGGGTTGACCGGATTGACCGACACACTGTAAAGATAAATGGAAGCAATATAAGCGAGGTATCTGTGGATGATGAGTATATCCGCCGGATACGTGCTTCTTACTATTTCATAGGAGCTCTTTTGGGCAAATATAAAAGCGCGCAGGTTCCCCTTCCCGGGGGATGTAATATCGGCAGCAGGCCCATTGACCAGCATATCAAGGGATTCAGGGCACTGGGGGCTGAGGTGACCATTGAGCGCGGGGCTGTCATTGCCCATGCCATCGACCTGGTGGCAAGCCACATTTACCTGGATGTGGTATCAGTGGGAGCTACTATTAATATCATGATGGCCGCGGCCCTGGCAGAGGGACAGACCATTCTGGAGAACGCTGCCAAGGAACCCCATATTGTTGATGTTGCCAACTTCTTAAACAGCATGGGCGCCAATATAAAGGGAGCCGGTACGGATACAATTCGTATCAGGGGAGTGAACCGTCTTCACGGCACTGAGTATTCCATTATACCGGATCAGATTGAGGCAGGCACATTTATGTGCGCTGCAGCTGCCACCAGAGGCGATATCATGGTTAAGAACGTGATTCCCAAGCATCTGGAAGCCATTTCGGCCAAGCTGACGGAGATAGGCTGTGAGGTGATTGAATTTGATGACGCTGTACGCGTGGTGGGAAAACCTGCCCAGAGGCATACGGATATAAAGACCCTTCCCTATCCCGGCTTTCCTACGGACATGCAGCCTCAGATGTCGGTTGCCCTGGTCCTGGCCAACGGCACCAGTATGGTGACAGAGAGTATTTTTGAGAACAGATTCAAATATGTGGACGAGCTGGCCCGCATGGGCAGCAATATAAAGGTAGAGGGCAATGTGGCTGTCATAGACGGCGTAAAAGGCCTGACAGGAGCCCAGGTCAATGCACCGGACCTGAGGGCGGGAGCAGCCCTTGTGATTGCGGGATTGGCCGCCGACGGGTATACGGTGGTGGATGAAATCGGTTATATCCAGCGCGGATATGAGTGTTTTGAGGAAAAGCTTCAGGGATTGGGAGCTATGATTGAAAAAGTAGATTCCGACCGGGAAGTACAAAAGTTTAAATTAAGGGTTGGTTGA